CGAGAGGATTTAGCCAGTGAAGTCAGAGAAAGCTGCACCTACTCATCTGTCAACATGTTACCTTGCACCAACAAACTCATCACATGGAGGGAGTCTTCTCCAACGATGAACAGTCTCAAAAGGGCCAAAATTAAGCGTCAAATATTCCACGCTGTCGGAGCAACTGTGGTCGAAATCAACACTTGGGGCCACTTTGGTTGATTTACAGGACATTGTTGCTAAGTCATCCAACTGAATCATTTCTCAAGGCCACTCATCTGCGGGGACGTCCACAGAAAACGCCATCGTTAATGTCAGTCCTCCAGCGTGAGAGCTAACGTGTCTGGCACTGGTACTGCCCGTGTAGATAAAACTAAAGTCTGCTGTATTTACGTTAAAGGATAATGGTCTTCCAGCtaacagttagcaactagcgaTGCTAAAAACTAACATTAGCCGCATAGCTAACTCTAGCCCTGCTAGCTAGCCTTCTGCTACTGCTAAGCTGCAAAACAAGCAACAGCTAACAGTTACAGCGAATAAAAAGTTAACGTTACACTAAAATATCTGCTTTATCCGATTCAATACTTCAGCTAGTGTATATACTAAGTGAATGAGTTCGCAGCAAGGAATTAGCCACAAAAACTAACGTTAAACTAACAAGAGTGCTGTCATTAAAGAGCACAGTCGGACAACCGCGCCCCCAAGTGGGAGTGAGTACTTCATTTCCtgtaagataaaaaaataaaaaaaggtactAAAGGACATTTAACCACAAATGTATTTAACCCTCATAGGCTTTAATCACAGTGTATCTTCTAAGTATAAtagtttttaatgttacaaatgtCGGTAAGGCATTAAAAGGTCAGAAAGTTCCCATTTTCCAATAAGCCACCAGGTCACCAGTTATAGGCTAAATGTTGATAAAAGTTTCTCATTTTCTAATGAACTAGTCTGTCAGACAAACTAGAATAATCTGAAAATCTACATGTGAGTCActaacaaagttttttttttttttttacaataatctATCGAGTCTGCAGTTGTAAATTTTTATACTCTATTAGTTAATACATGGCTTTTGGTCCAGTGCTCTGCAGCTCCATATAGCCAGAGGGATTTTAAAAGTAATTCTTaataatggcttataactgcTCTGTGTTTATTTAGCACTGATAAAGGCATTAGTAATAAAGTAACTAATAAACCCGTTATAAATGGtgttttattagaaagtggtactgAATGTACTTTTCTGTATTTGGCATTTATAATGTATCTTCTGATCAGTTTAGTCATCCAGGGACATAAATGAAGCATACCATTtgtatgagtgtttgtgtgtgtgtacatgtttgacGTATATCtagactgttttcacattcatctgctgaaagtggaaagtttctTTGTGCTTactgaaaatctgattttaaggGGTGGACCTACGagcatgatttgtgacatcacaagtCATTTGGAAGTCAATCCTGGTCCAATTTGCAACTTATACAAGTGTGATGTAGAAACTTGAGGGGGATCTTTAACGTTCTGACTCCCTCTCCAAGCACACAAACAACCAATGTTTTTACTGAGCTCACTAAAGCTCATGTCAGACAAATAGCcaataaaccaaaacaaaataatgtcatCTCACACTGCAGCCATtgtattttctcaaatttttGTTTCCTTAATCTTActattatttctttaattttcatGAACCATCTACATGAAAATCAATGGCATGGAATGTCAATACCTCAttcatagcagacattttgacatgtattGATAAGAACAGCACAGGTGTAGCTAATAACATATTAATGTCTGCATGCAATTTACTGCTCCAATTCTAAACCCTGTTACTGTACATGCTGGACTGACTTCATAGGAAATATATTGAACTCAGCCACCATTAACGTTATTGGTGCCACCTGTGTTATTCCCGctatgacaagttaaaatgtctgctgtgaaaaaggtctaacaaactaaacaaaactgcaGTGAAGATGCACACATATTTATATGAGGCACCATTTGTATAGgccctttttcacagaagacattttgacgtgtcacagtaggaaaagtaCATGTGTAAATAATAGAATTAATGATGAAAATCAGGGAGGATTTAATGATGACTGATACACTGTAATGGCTTACTGGGTCACTTGAATAGAGCAGagtcatcattaatgttatgAGTAACACCTGTGCCTTTTCTACTATGACTACCTACTATCATTGTTGGTATATGGCCTTCTACTGCACACACCTTCTTGGTATTTATATGAATGACTTGGCTCAATCAAGCAGGCCACATAATGCTAAAGATAACACTGAAATCCAATTTGTCTCTTAAAATTATACGATTCTTTTAAAGTTGCTCAATGAACAGACCCACCTGTCTGTGAAAGTGTACAGGATCAAACTTGGACTTtgttataactgtgtgtgtatatatattatccTAGTATCAacacagtgttttattgttgtgattaTACATTTCATAAGAAATACTCACCCCTCCTTGGaccttttcatgttttatttttaaataattaataaatgggTCAGCAGGTCCTCGCTAATCCGTCTTTGCCACTTTGGTGTATTACCTGCGGATGCGTCGTGTATTACCTGCGTCCCAGAATAATTTTAACAATCCTCTTATATTTGTTCATTCCCAGTGGCCCCTGCCAACACTGGTTTACTTACTCAAGAACTGCTGGTTTATATCATGATCCATAATTTTAATATGAGATATTTTTTCAACTTATTCAAAGATGTTGGGATGTcatatacattcatacacaaTAAACCAGGACCAATTTTGATACTTATTACACATAAAGTAATAAGGATGAAATAAACAGTCACAGATCGAGAGGCAGATGTCAATTTTATGAATCCGACAGAACATTTAATACATGCAATATTAATTACATGtaattttcactttattttgagAACAAAAAGATTATCATACATTGCCAGGAAAAATGGGGAGGTGTATGGAGGACAAAATCAGTAAATTACAGATACTGTAAATGAATCAATAACTGAATATTGAAATACAAAACACGATAAAGTATTAAATCATAGaaatacagaataaataaatatatgtatgaatggacattaaattaagaaataaatgaGGACAAACATATACGTATTCCTcaatttaatttcctttatttCTGCAGGCTATGCTGTGTAACACATGTAGGTGGTCTTTAACACTGTTTCTAGATAGGATTTACCTTACTTGgctgacaataaaaaaatgtttggctCATAATACACAAAGTCCCACCACATCATCAATGTGCCTGCCAAAACACCTGGCAAGGGTGAATCCTATTAGGATTAACATTGTGATatcaggagaaagaggagaattGGCTACAACTGCAAAGTGCCCTGGAgaagcaaaaatatataatatatcacATGCTAtaaaaactgacaaagaaaggaaattatttttattcttgatTGCATAGTGCtgtaatcactttttaattacTTGCTTTTTTGCATATTATTTATTAGACCTTTTTCatgacagacattttgacatgtcactgCAGGAAAAGCAGATAATGATTGCTACATGTGATTTAGACGTAGCCGCTCTGGGGCCCTGGACCGGTGcgattgttaatgttattagttgcacctgtgctGCACCTGTGCTGTCCCTGTTACAACAAGTGAAAATGTCTGCCATTAATTAGAAAGGCTCAGCTATTTATTGAATGATGGCTAATTTTGTCCTCCACAGACAGTAAAGTGGGATGTAATACTTACATTCACTGTCTTCACATCTGTATTTTAGCCCTTAGTGGGGTTTCATCTGGACATCAAAGAGTTTGACAATATTTAGCTTAAAGTGAAGTACCATTCTTTCCGTGTCTTCAAACTACCTTAAAAACTGTGCAGGGATGGCAACACTTTTGTCTTTATTCCATTACAGGGCTTATAAAATTAGTCCTGAACTCCATTACAATGTTTTGAAAATTGACTCACAGACATAGAGAACAATATTAGGCCTCAACTGCGTGCAGTAAACTGGTTCAGTATTTGTAGATTGTGAggtctacaaaaaaaaaattctcaagCACCCATCAAATACATTACAGCACACAATCATATGAAATGCAAACAAGTCAGTGTGGATACATTTCAACAAAATGAGATTGAAATGTGACAGAAACCTTCAACCTTTCACTCTATCAGCCACACAGTCAGATTCCTCTTCTTTTAATACAGTTGAATTGGCCCCTCTTCTCACATAGTCACCAGTTAATAATATCTCGGACATGGCCCCACAGCTTGGTGATCCACAGGTTAACTCCAAGCTCTGTTAAGTACTGAAGTTCTGGCATCAACATCTTACGGCACAACTTCCGATGCGCCTTGTCCACATTCTTCTTCAGGTTATAGCCCATGATGGATTTCTCTCCAATGGGCTGCCAGGGCTGCATGGCTGTCTCTTGGATACTGCCAGCTTCTACAGCACGACCCCCCTCAATGCAAATGGATGCCATCTCCGCGTTCCGTCTCCTGAGCTCTGCCACGTCCTCAGCCATCCGCCGACGTCCATATGCATCTATTTTCTTCCAGAAAGTCTGGTTGAAATGCTGGTATAGCTTCCAGTCAATAGCGTTCCACTCAAGAGCCCTGGCCCTCAGCTCAGGGGTCAGTTTAGACACAGTGGATCCCTTGCGGGCGTTGAGCTTGAAGAAGAGCAAGTCATCCATCTCCCAGCAGAGGGCATCCTTGAGCAGGATGAGTGATTCCTCAAAGTATTCCACCAACATGACCAGCTGAAAACGGTCAATGATGAATTTGATCCCCTCTTCTACCTGCGGATCATCCAGCTCCAGAGTGTTATCCTGCCCAAAGTCGAAGAACAGCAGATTCTTGAGGTAGAAAGAGTTGAATCCCTCTGGATCAAAGTAGTAATGGGGGTCACGTAGAAACTCTGACAGCTTGTCATCACCTGGTATCTTCCAGGTAAAAGGCACCAGCCGGCCAAAGTAGTGGAAGGATGACTCAAAAAGCTCTGCAGGGTCTCGCAGAATAGTGATGTAGGAAGTGTCCGTGGGTAGCAATTTAGCCACCTCGGGTGCATTGAAGCGCATGTGATTACAGATAACATTGAAGCACATTCCAGGTCTGTAGTCTTTAACCTGGGAGCGCTGGAAAAGATACGGATAGAAGAAGTCATTTCTGCTGTCAGGGAAGGCAAATTTGAGGCGGTGCTTCTCTCCAAAGCGGAAAAGGATGTTGAGGAAGGTGCTGCTGGCTGTTTTGTGGGTCTTCATGAACATGATATCCACTTTAGGGGTGCAGGTCTGGCCAGTGGTTTGTTGCGAGCTGTTTGTGGGTGGTTTGGGGTGGAGCTGGGATGGACGGTGGGCACAGGAGTAAGGCACTGGAACCctacagagaggaaaacaaggaaaacaatCAAATTATAAATGTGCTGATATAATGCTGATCAAAATTTGCTTTCAGTTCAGTCgcacacaaaataaagaaaagcatttgagaacctggaaaCCACCAATaaaaagtttggcatttttgcttgaaaaattacgtaaataattatttttctgtcaatcaaatgcGGAAGACATCTGATTTACTGTATGCATTATATTATGTTTTCTACAGAAAGCATGTACACCAGTGTGATGAGTCTTACTCGGGTAGACTGAAATGGATCTGTGGAGTGGAGAGGCAGTAAAGCAGGATCATGCAGCTGGTCAGGAGGGTACCCAGGACCAGGCCTTTGCACATGGACCTCCACTGCCTCCCTTGCTTGCCAGTCATGGTCCAGCAGAATCAAGGATTACCTTAAAAGCACAGAACATCAtcttcattatcatcattatcatatCCATCCTCATCATCATGCTAAGCATCTTCTACCAGCAGCTGACCagacatgtttttgttattctAAAGATACAAGAAAACCAAGACCTCTATGTTTTATATTGGGACAGTTTCTGGAAGGTTCTCTGCTATTAATGGATACGCTTTGTGGACACAATGACAACACTTTGAATGATTTATTTAGATGGTTACTCTGAGATAAATTAAAGTATAAAGTGACTCTATAGATTACAATCTTTGTTCTCTGGTTTCTACTGGAGTGGACGCAATAACATGAACACCTATACAATATAAAGCCATCTAAAGCAATAGTCTAAAATTGTAATGAACACAGTACAACCTTATCATGTTTGAGTTTTATGaaactgtaaataataaattattggAATAAAATTAGCAATCTGAATTCTGTTATGCAATGGACTGAGAGGAAGGGAAATAattagagttttgtttttgtgtgatgcTGTCATGCACCCAATTATTTTGGTAAAACAACTTAAAGTGATCAACTAATGGCAGCTCCAAGTCATTTTTTGTGTTGAGCACAGTACTGTTATCAGGTGGACCATAATTGAAGGTGCTCAATAATATTTACACACAGGGAGGTACACCTTTTCACAGTTAACCTCATTTcacttaaatattttaaacacaggGTGCAGTTAAAATTGTAATGGCGAGTTACAAAATGAGATACTTGCGCGTTGAAATGACCAACCTCGTGTTTTTCAGCTGCcccataaaataaataatgcattgCTGTGGAAAGTGATATTGTATTCCCCCCTGCTGACTGCAGTAAGAGGAGCCACCTGCTAAGCTACACAAGCAACAAAGTGCCACTCACCACCTGGAATTTGCAGCATTATGTGACCCCAATACAGAGCAGGGTTTGAGGAGATAGAAAGATATGTAGGGGCAACATTGTTCTCAGCTTTTACTGCttttttcaaagacaaaaaagtaagtaaaagtactctttctgcagtaaaatggccCCTtattactgttgtagctgctggaggtggagctACTTTTAAATAATTGATATACAGTTCAGTAGTTTAGTCCAgtagttagggttagggttacaagggtcacaagataaatctgagtggTCGTGAGATGaataatgggagaggaaagaagaaaaaacaaaattcggattaaacatttttcaaacttttctctaatctttgcttttttgtgaaataatagattttttttaaccactttgGACATCAAACAGTTAATTAAGTTAAATAATTTGAGAGGTTTAGAAGGAAATGTCTATCAAATTTTGATTGTTACCAGTGCAGTGTTTGAAAGCCAAGTTTGTAAATACTGGCCTGATACCATCACTGTAACAGTAAGTCATATCCAACATCACGCCATCCTCTTCCCTTCTGTTAGCTATAGATTACAGAGCTGTTGATCTGGCTGTAAAGGCCCGTAACATGTCATTGTCACTACAAATCATGTATAATTCAATgatatttatgtctattttcaaaaactttcaatGCCTTGATTTCCCCCCCTTCTCAAATTCACAGATtttcaaggatttcaaggaccTGTATGTGCCTCAGTCCTTTGAACTGTAGTTACATTTTAGGATCAGTCTTATCATCAGAGCATTATACAAACATTACTCTTCAAACACAGCTAAAAGGGGTATTTCTGCTCTTTGTCTGGACTCCAGGAAGGGGCTATTATGGaggcagctctctctctctctctgccatcaGAAGCCACTCTATTGGGAGACATTTGAGGAGAAGGCTAGTTCAGGTGGAACAGTTCAGCCTTCAAATGTAGAGTGAATTTGAAGtgacattattttatttcctgCTGCCTGCAATAACCTCCAAACCTGATaccctattggacaaataaaaggCAGTGTTATTTTTGCTAGTTGATATCATTGTTTAAGTTTCAGAAGTACCATGTAACGTCAATGTATGTCCTTGTAGGATGCATAGTAGTATAACTTCTTTCAGACAATGTTAAAGCCCACATTGAGCCTAAAAATATTTACCCTGAGCTTTGTATGCCTGCACATCACACCCTAAGACAGATGTATTTATTGTTCTGGTATAACAGGAACTCAGTAGATCAAGAATAATATTGTTGTAACAGTAAACACAACTGGATTCAAGATTATGTTGAACTGTTTTCCATTCATGTGATTACATAGCTTAAGGTGTTGCTACATATAACAATGTCATGACTATCTTGTTTTTCTAACATATGATAAAGAACATTATCAATATTACAAAGCACATGATAAGATCATTTTAGAGAGGAAACTTAATTCAATCAAAAGACTGGAGAAGGATTTCTTACCCTCATACATAAATCCAAACTAATGGAAGTGTTTCTTGTCCAACTGCATTGTCTTCTTCCTTTGCATCCAGTCCCAGATGACTACTAGTTGATCTCCCTCCTGCAGCTGTTCTTATGTCTGATCTTGAGATACACATACTGTTATAGACCCAGCACAGTCCCGCGCTCCCCTTATCAAATGTCCACTGCTACGGAGCTCATTCATCTGATTGctgctcctcttctcctctttctctctgcatgcACACCTGATGCCTCGGCTACCTGCCACCTCCCCCTCAACTTTCAGTTCCAAACTGATGTCGCAGGATAAAGCATTGCAGGGAGGCTCATCTAGCCACGCGTGACGTCAGGGGACATGCACTTATCAGAGTGTaaaaaaaggaggggagggagaaagaaagagggtgGAGAGAGGCTGTATAGCCCCTATTCTGTCTACATACAGAGGGCTATTGAGTGGAGACACTGGAGTCTGACCTGCAAGCTGATAGGAGGGGTGgaaaacagcataaaaagaacaaatgcaGAAAGCCAAAGCACAAAGGCTCCAATTGTACCACTTGATCAAGACTGTgctgtctgttttgtttgaaatgcTTATTTAGCAATATAATACATGCTGTAGCAGGAACGTAAACAGGACAGCTATTTGCACAATTATCTAAAACTGAGCAACCTCCACAGCCTGGATTGTCGCGCGACAATACTGTGTATATGCTTGTAAtaccatttttcatttgtatgcAATTAAAAGCTTTCAATATTTTAACTGTGACTTGTAAATTACGATACAGTGAAAATGGCATCTTATGCTTGTGAAACTGCCATTCCCAATTACAATCTCTTGTACAAGACAGCACAGACATTTCAATAGAGAATGAAATGAACATTCAACCATGAGCGACAGTCTATTTGGCTCTGCTAACCAAGATGTAGCAATATGTGGTCACACCGCCTCATCCATTAAAGTACGTGTCAACGCTCTCTCTCGCCACACTGTGGCCCCGATTCCTGGTAGATGCATTGGATTCGTGCTGCTCATCCCACACTCGTCATGCTCAGACCCGACACTGCTGCTTTGTTGAGCAGGGCGTGCCTTTGCCTGCAGGCACACAGAGTGCCAGGCTGAGACCCGGACTGGGTGGGCGTGCGTGGAATGCAGATCAGTGTGAGAGGGGGCAGGCAGTGTCACAAACTCAATAAGGAGATTGAGAAGAGCGGAGCATGACTGGTCTGGCCTTTGGCACACCACGATCACAGCAGCATCTCAGAGGGCAGAGGGGCTTCGGCTCCTTCGTCATCAACACCCACTGGCCATGTGTGGACAAATCATTCAAGACGGCccaccaacagcagcactgtGACCGCAGCCTCTGCACACTGCAAATATGTGGACTCTTGGGTCTTGTGGAACATACTGCATTTCCACGTTTGTGAGTATTTGTTCTGATCCAAACACAGCTGTGGGAAGTGACACCCAAGGGCAACTCATCTGCTTTTTAGAGAGTAACAGCTCGCTTCTTGAATATACTGAAACACATAGTACCTAACCAACATTAAGAACCTTGAACttcatttgattaattttgcAAAATCACAAGAAACAGGCTTAATACGTTGTGTTTATACTTCAAAATACAGACCGTTTCAagtacagatttttaaaataaagtggaAGAAATTTCTTGTGTAATGTAGAATAGTTcatacaaacaacataaaaggCAAACAGTcacttttacattaataattacACAATAAGCATATGCCACATCCTGCATTTCAGTTTGAAATTATGCAGAGGTCAATGCACCCACGTCAAGATGCATGTAACTCACTCACAGGGCTCTCTAATGCACTTACAGGTTTTATGACATGGCAACCTGTAATACACTCTACCTCATGAAGTTAAATACATAAAGTGTAGTCTAACAAATACATCATCAGATGAGTCATTTTCtggtctttttcttctttgatttttcagcatcatcatGGGCCTTCCTCTTGGCAGCAAGCTTGTTAGCCTGTAAGAGGAGAATTAATACACAGTTAAGGCATTTTAAGAGATCAATGAACTCTGGGGGTCATCGCTGGGCTTGAATGTACTCTACACACAGCAGTTACACAGTACTGTTAAACATTCTCAGTCTGAGATAAGATGCCTGATACTGAATATATTGGAtgcattgttaaaaatgtaacaatgttATCTGTAACCATGgctacacaaacagacatatcTACATGTCAATCCATatttaatcaataacaaaaacGGAACAAACCTCTCGgacttttctcttctttccaaACATGATCTTGTCGTAGaggtatttttcctttttcttcatcatcataataGCCAGGCGtttctcctctgctttctcctcctgctccaaGCGTGCTGGGTTTTCGACCTTCAGTTTCCCAGGCGTCACT
This sequence is a window from Siniperca chuatsi isolate FFG_IHB_CAS linkage group LG5, ASM2008510v1, whole genome shotgun sequence. Protein-coding genes within it:
- the gal3st1a gene encoding galactosylceramide sulfotransferase, with translation MTGKQGRQWRSMCKGLVLGTLLTSCMILLYCLSTPQIHFSLPEVPVPYSCAHRPSQLHPKPPTNSSQQTTGQTCTPKVDIMFMKTHKTASSTFLNILFRFGEKHRLKFAFPDSRNDFFYPYLFQRSQVKDYRPGMCFNVICNHMRFNAPEVAKLLPTDTSYITILRDPAELFESSFHYFGRLVPFTWKIPGDDKLSEFLRDPHYYFDPEGFNSFYLKNLLFFDFGQDNTLELDDPQVEEGIKFIIDRFQLVMLVEYFEESLILLKDALCWEMDDLLFFKLNARKGSTVSKLTPELRARALEWNAIDWKLYQHFNQTFWKKIDAYGRRRMAEDVAELRRRNAEMASICIEGGRAVEAGSIQETAMQPWQPIGEKSIMGYNLKKNVDKAHRKLCRKMLMPELQYLTELGVNLWITKLWGHVRDIINW